The nucleotide sequence GAATATAATTCTGAGTaagttaaaataagaaagactgaaggaaaaaaaagacaacttaggataataagaaaataaacaactaggCTGTATCAAATATATTTAGTATTGATGAAAAATAGttctgtttaaataaataaataatctttagAGTATCATGTTGCCCCCAAGAATTAACCCTGCATTCATACACTCAATGGATATTTTTGGAGTATCTGTTGTCCATATGGGGCCTTATAGGTAGCACTGCATATGCTATGCAAGATGCAGACATTAATGGAACAAAATctccactttcaaaaagtttgAAAGTTTCTTGGAGAAATGAGAATGATAACAAATAGAGGCAATAAAAGTCAGTGGTTGAAGGATGCTTGAGACTGAAAAGAGAATATGTAAAAGTCACCCAAACCAAGATGGAGTGGGTACCTGATAACAGCAGGAAAGAAACAGCATCGCTTAGGAGATGCTGGACAATCGCTAAAGGATTTCAAGTCATGTTTTAAGATACATATCTTATAAAGCATTATCAAAGATACCTGCTTTTGTATAAATAAATCCTTTCCTCAGGTTGTGGGAGACAACTGGTCAATAGTATCAGAGCAGACAACCGAATCGTGAATGGAGTAAATGCCCAGACGGGAGCATGGCCATGGCAGGCCAGTATGCAGTGGAAGGGCCAACACCACTGTGGAGCATCTCTGATCAGCAGCAGGTGGCTACTATCTGCAGCTCATTGCTTTACTAAGTAAGTAGAAAGTCTGACTATAGGTAGGATTCTGGGTGCTGGCTTATTTTTGGTAGTTTGTGGGGGTTAAACTAAATTTGTGAACATTCACTAAGGCCATATACATTTACAAGTACCTGCAAAATTAAAGGGTAGCAGGTTATTTAAATTTGATAAAGAAGAAGTGAATGGAAATAATTCTCATTTCCCAAAGAGCTACTTGGGACTGACAGTAAGTACTTTACTTACGTTATTTTACTTCATCATAACAATAATTCTGCACAGAAGGTATAATTAAACTTAtttgaagatgagaaaactggggttCAGAAATAGTGACATAAATTGGCCAAGATCATATAGCTTTTAAATATCAGAAATTGAATGTGAACTCAGGTATGTCTGACTCCAGTTACTAGGTGcttactttttcctttatttttgctcttcAGGGGTTTACAATCtagttaaagaattttaaatatgatatattCAGGGTATAAGACCACAGAGCATAGTAAATGTCTTGTCTACAATATGAGTAAGAGCTATGGAAATTTGATGAATAAAGATAGCATATCCAACTGagatacatatctatctatctatctatctatctatctatctatctatctatctatctatctatcatcatcatctatctatccttccctccctccctaagcAACTGGTCTACTGctcaactggtcgaccggttaaatggttgaccagtcgctatgacgagcactgatcaccagggagcagacgctcaacacaggagctgcccccctggtggtcagtgagctgccacagtgggagcgctgctcagcaaGCTTACtgagctgcagtggcagcaggtgcagcgagGCCAGGATAAGTGGGagtgcccagcaggggctcaggctcttacccagcctcctgccgcttctggcactactacatcccttggggaaTATCGAACTGccaatttcagcctgatccccacctggcctgcagggatcaggctgaaaccagcagtcttacatcccctgaggggtcctgaattgggagagggcgcaggacaggctgagggaccccaccagtgcacgaatccatgcaccaggcctctggggaAGATATAAAATTTGATCTGGCTCCTACAGATATAAGAATTGATTAATAAGGGTGGGTGTATGGAAAAGAATAATATGTGTATTTGGCTGAGAAAACAGTCTTCTTCAAATGTATTGAGATGGAATAACACAAGTCATATTCTGTGgataacaaacaaaaagagtAACTTGAAGTAGAGACGATTTTGTGAAATAAAAGCATTAGAAAATATGCTTAGAAAATTTGTATTGATTGGGGACATCTCTAAATGATAAATGCTTACTTATTTAACTCTCTTACAAAGCATATCATAAGATTTGTCCCTCTGATATGATTTTCAAAAAATAGTCCATGGACTATGGACCATGGAGACTTTTCAAAAGTGTAGATCCTTAAGCATCACACTAAACCTTTTAATATAAATCTCTGGAGGtggagcctgggctgagtctgAGGGAATGAAGTTTCAAACATAGCTGTGAAGCATGTGGAGTCCCAGAAGCTTTCAGAGTAGTGGAAGGATTGAAGAGTGTCACTGTTACATGAAGGTCTTGAAAccttacaacaacaacaacaacaaaaatacacaaaGTATCTAATCTTTCGAGGGAAACTGAAAATAGTTAAACAAGATATTAGGTCCTAAATTGAGGAAGAGTTTCAGTGAGAACTTGATAAATAAGTCATAAAATCTAAATTAGAAGCGAAAATGCATTGACTTGGTAAACATAACAGGATGATTGGGTGAGAACAAGTGGCATTAGAGCCTCCAATGGCTGTAGAAATCCAGGCTGTTTGGCAGTGAGTGATTCTGGACCCCATGCGCTGAGGCTGCTAGGATGATTCTGACCTAAGTCAAATGTTCAGAACATGGATGGGGCTGAAGTACAAGGAGGAGACATCAGTGACTGTAGTTAGGACGATTTGCAGAAGGCTGACAGCTCTAATAGTCCTTAGCAGTATTTTTATGTGACTACAGCAtttataatatctgcaaatcaaagaaatttaaagacaataaaaacaagTGATTCACAGTATTATATGGGAATCTCATGCCTTACACCGACCACTAGGAACAGTGTTGTGGCACAGAAGctgaatgtattttcattgaattGTGTCTTCCAgaaaaaacaattcaaaagatTGGACCGTCAACTTTGGAACTGTATTAAATAGACCATATCTGACACTGAAAGTCCAAAGAATTATTTCTCATGAAAATTTTAGCGGGCCTGGGGTCCACGATGACATTGCCCTGGTGCAGCTTGCTAAAGAAGTCTCTTTCTCAAAGTACGTCCGTAGAATTTGTCTTCCTGAAGCCAAAATGAAGCTCGCAGACAATGACAGTGTTGTAGTTACAGGATGGGGAACACTTTATATGAATGGTAAGTTTTTCTCTAAAAACATAATAGCTTCGTgggaataattatttaaatgatcAACTAATCAATCAGTTTCTCATGCAATTAACCAATTAGTAAATATACTGAAAAGAATAACAAATTGCTGGAACCAGTTACTTATTTAACTCTTTTACAAAGCATCTGGAAATGAGAGATATTTGAGAATTGGAAAAATTGCAATTGTGTGAGGCAGCCAGCTATAATAAACATTTGAAAGAGACCAATCTAGCCTGGGACTGGCCTGGCTCCTGGTCACCAAAAGactctgctttattttatagatattctGTATCTCAACAAGCAAAGTTAAGATCCCCTTAATATGTAGAATTTGTTGCCTTTAGGTCCCCTTCCAAATATCCTTCAAGAGGCCTTGGTGAAGATTATCGATAACAAAGTTTGCAATGCTCCACATGCATTATCTGGCTTAGTGACCGATAACATGCTATGTGCTGGATTTCTGTCAGGAAAAACTGATGCCTGTCAGGTACGTCTAGATACATCATCAAATCATTTTCTCCCAAAGTACTAATTAAGTGGCAGTTTTTATTACCACAAAATGTTTATCTGTGTTAATGATTTCTACAGAGTACCTTCTTATTTCAATGCATAAAATGAGTATTGATTGCCCCCATTTATATACCAGACACCAGCCTAGATGCTGGGGATGCAGTGGTGAACacaatccctgccctcatggagttttCAGTCTAGGAATCCACACAGATGATAATACCTACAAGGCAATAAAATAGATTTGGCCCTAtttcctgggcaatctgcagatCTACAATGCTGCCTCTTCCTTATCCAGAGATGCAGCAGGAGATTTAGCATGTGCACACGGCTTCATGGAGCAGCTGAGTCGCTTTCTCCAGAGTCAAAGCTGGACTCATCATAAAGTCAATTTCTAGTCTGTCCAATCCAGCATTTGGCAGCTGTAGACAATAGATTCTGGTTTGGAGTTTCcatgggttttgtttatttttatttcatttcatattttccgTCACCATTTATCTCTTGTATGccctaccccaccccctcccaatcaccacactattgaaAAGTCCAAGAGTTCCAGAGTTTCTAAGCCTAAAGAAGGTGGATTGTTTTCAATGCTGGAGGACTATTGATAACTCCAGAAGAGAGGGAAACGGAAATTCTTGTACAGGATAAGAAacattctctctcccccccccctttcattTTTCTAGAATGATTCTGGTGGACCACTAGTTTACCCTGATTCTAGAAATATCTGGCACCTTGTTGGAATAGTAAGCTGGGGTGATGGATGTGCTAAAAAGAATAAGCCAGGTGTCTATACTCGAGTGACTGCTTATCGTGATTGGATTACCTCCAAGACTGGACTCTGAAAGAAGAGTAACTTTGGAATGGAACATAAAGACAACTGCTGGGATTCTTATTTGTTGCttcaaaatctttttcttttgacTGTTGGTATACCAgtcattttcttatatataaatacatagaggtttttatcaatattttattataccTAAAACACTATCCATTTATTTCCTCTATTAACTAACAggaaaaacactaagaaaaaaatagatggcaattaaatatttttaattgccttGTTCTGTTCTATCCTACCATTATATTCAGAATTGACCTTAActtattttttcagaatttaaaaaacaacacaactttTAGTATGAGAACACAAATGCTATATctatcaaataaattatttttcattctataaattataattacattttgttAAAGTGGAATATATAAGACATAATGTACATTGATTTCTTGTTTATATGTGAGATAATTTGTGTGCCTCATAAAATCATACAATCTTTGTGTGAAGGGTCTCAGAGGTTCAACTAGAGCAAGCCTCTCAATGTATAGATTGAGAAACTAAAGACTAAAGAGGAAAAATTATTTGCTTAAAGTCAATCTTCAGCCTCGCTGATAAGTTACAACTCACATGAATTTTCCTTCATAGAGTTTAGAACCAAAATTAATcaggaatttaaaaacaattgtaagttgcaattatttaaataacattttctgcttgtcattctttttcatttgtttgcctTCACTTATAGCAAAAATAATGTGAGGTTTTCAAGAGCAGGGAACTGTGTGGAATCAATTCAATAGTTCCAATATGTAGAAATAATTTCTTAGTATAAAAAGAAGCAGCCCAAGATTTTCAAAGTAGCTAaagtagcccagctggcatggctcagtggttgagcattgagctatgaaccaggaggtcacagttcgattcccagtcagggttcatgcctggattgtgggcttgcagatggctcagtggttgagcattgagctatgaaccaggaggtcacagttcgattcccagtcagggttcatgcctggattgtgggcttgatccccattgtggggcatgcagaaggcagctgatcaatgattctctctcatcattgatgtttctatctctctcttcatctccctttctctctgaaatcaataaaaatatattttaagaaaagtagctaaaataaagtaaaactagTTCTTCCCTCAATTGTttgtattattacttttttattataaggTATGACCAAATGACATACATAATAATGCCAAACCAATCCACAACCAGGTGTGACAAGAagtgttttttctcttttgattccTTTCTCAGGTGGGGCACACATAGTTTTTGAACTCCTAATGTGTTCCAGGAACTGTCAAATATAGACACAGTATCTTCTTCCAAAGATCTGCATTTAGTGGATAAAgatagtaaatataaataaaataattttggattgTGATAAATattatgaaggaaataaaaaataatatgatagAAAATGGTGGGGCAGATTAAGAATACTTGAGGTTGGGCTATCTAAATTACTCCTCTCTCTAAGAGAGGAGCATTTGAGCTAGAACTAAATGATGAATAGGCAAAACATAAAACATCTGAGCAAAGAGAAATTCAAAGGAAACCAGTATAAAGTTCTTGAGACAGAAATAAGAGAGGTGGATGTGTGGGCAGAAATGATTTTTCTGTTATCAGCTATTTCGTCTCAGTCTTTTTTGCTGGATCTTCTACATCTTCCCAAACTATAAATGTTGGATTGTCCCAGGGCTCAGTCTTCAGATCTCTTCTTCTCTACTTTCATTCCTATCCTAGATGCTCTTATCCAGCCCAATACTTCAATACCAACTATTTACTGACAACTCCCAAATGTTTTAACTCTAGCCATGACTTCTCCTGGGACCTATTTGCATATAGTTAAAATTTCTACTTGGAGGTCTAATAGGCCCTTTACATTAGTATATCAAAACAGAATTCTTCATTTTTCATCAGTCTTCCACATCTGAGAACATTAGTTCTGGAGTCATTCTGGGTATCAATATTTGAGatattattctttcttattttcattattagaaTTTTTACAACATTTACAACTGGACTGGGAAAGCTTTATCCTTATGTCTGGAAATGATTGGACTTTGACTCTTGGACAAAATGAGGCCATTAGGATTTACGTGAGGTTTAAATTCTGAACCTTTCATGGCAGCTCCTGGGCCAGTTTGTTTACTGATCCAACAACCT is from Eptesicus fuscus isolate TK198812 chromosome 2, DD_ASM_mEF_20220401, whole genome shotgun sequence and encodes:
- the LOC103301733 gene encoding transmembrane protease serine 11B-like; the protein is MYRYGISSQRRSWPLYMTILIFLGVAAIVGITIGLLVHFLAVGKIYHYQGDFHISGVTYNDSCENAASQVSKDLSKDIETKMHDEFQNSSIYKEYVNSQVIKLLPYPNGSSVQLQLTFKFPPAKRGIMKPTITAVLLQLLKDNMVTWNAVPDSIKLTEISKANAEMLTNKCCGRQLVNSIRADNRIVNGVNAQTGAWPWQASMQWKGQHHCGASLISSRWLLSAAHCFTKKNNSKDWTVNFGTVLNRPYLTLKVQRIISHENFSGPGVHDDIALVQLAKEVSFSKYVRRICLPEAKMKLADNDSVVVTGWGTLYMNGPLPNILQEALVKIIDNKVCNAPHALSGLVTDNMLCAGFLSGKTDACQNDSGGPLVYPDSRNIWHLVGIVSWGDGCAKKNKPGVYTRVTAYRDWITSKTGL